In the genome of Anabaena cylindrica PCC 7122, the window TCTGAAGTACTACTCAATGCGATTAATGACTAGTTATAGACATAATTAGGACTGAAAGCAATGGATTCCATTGATAAGTTATTAGCTGAACTTCAGGCTGAATATTTAGAAGCCAAACCACAACCGCAGCAACAAATAACTCCACCTAAACCCTTTATTTCTTCTTCAGCACAGTCAAACTCTTTAATAGATAACTTGTTATCAGAAGTTAAAACGGACTTCCTTGAAAAAGATGCTGAGGAAGAATTGAAACAAAAACGAGAATTAGAACAAGAAAAAATTCGCCAAGCACAATTAAAAGCTAAACAATTAAAAAGTCTAAACAAGCGAGCGAGAGAGTGGTTATCTAAATTAGATCCATTTTCACCTGAAGGACTTTGGTTCGAAAGGTTTGCTGAAGCATACCCGTCAAAATTAGAAGCTGCAATTGAGTATCTACAAACCAACAAATAATATTATCATCCTCAATTGGTAATTTGTAATTATTGCTATGCCCTACTTTTTACAAATTACA includes:
- a CDS encoding salt stress protein, Slr1339 family, translated to MDSIDKLLAELQAEYLEAKPQPQQQITPPKPFISSSAQSNSLIDNLLSEVKTDFLEKDAEEELKQKRELEQEKIRQAQLKAKQLKSLNKRAREWLSKLDPFSPEGLWFERFAEAYPSKLEAAIEYLQTNK